The following are encoded in a window of Harmonia axyridis chromosome 7, icHarAxyr1.1, whole genome shotgun sequence genomic DNA:
- the LOC123685167 gene encoding tigger transposable element-derived protein 4-like, whose product MFGVGEMSKPRKLKSLTIGKKLEILKKVENRVNRKIICQEYDIPKSTLCTIIKNKDTIAKFGAEVNNPCVVKRNKPKKKVNTALIKWFEASRKANLPISGPILQQKALDFSRKLGDENFKASSGWLEKFKKRHGVLQKKACGESAAVNQEECDNWIRDVLPTILAPYEADDIFNADETGLFFKCLPDKTLTFKNEKCYGGKLSKERVTLLLAANMSGSEKLKPVIIGKSAKPRCFAGVKCLPLTYYSNKKAWMTSEIFEKWLLNLDKHFQLQNRRVLLLIDNCPAHPNIDHRLKAIKLIFFPPNTTSKLQPLDQGIIKSFKFHYKRRILQTVLDGFESNGTIPKIDLLDCIHTSAAVWRVDLTQETIQNCFRKAGFGTHNFYDYEDELPLSELKKIMTSEQKVALDLQESVFKCLEVLNADDKVSLEEYINVDVDLITSENPSEDEILEYVNNKQEDLENFSETIPEDDDEDDSVGAARQKPSDAEVAKAIETIRLAFSMNEAATDDDLTLIFEISKKFEAYRLNNKTFRQTLITDFF is encoded by the exons atgtttggaGTTGGTGAGATGTCGAAGCCGCGTAAACTGAAGTCTTTAACGATCGGAAAGaagttagaaattttaaaaaaagtggaaaatcgTGTCAACAGAAAAATCATTTGCCAAGAATATGATATTCCGAAAAGTACATTATGcactataataaaaaacaaagatacAATAGCTAAGTTTGGTGCAGAAGTGAATAACCCTTGTGTAGTGAAGCGAAATAAGCCTAAGAAGAAAGTGAACACTGCATTGATCAAGTGGTTCGAAGCTTCAAGAAAAGCAAATTTGCCAATCTCAGGGCCCATTTTGCAACAGAAGGCATtagatttttccagaaaattgggagatgaaaatttcaaggctaGCTCGGGATggcttgaaaaattcaaaaaaag ACATGGTGTATTGCAAAAAAAAGCGTGTGGGGAAAGTGCTGCTGTTAATCAAGAAGAGTGTGATAACTGGATTCGAGATGTTCTTCCTACAATTTTAGCTCCTTACGAAGCTGACGATATTTTCAACGCAGATGAGACTGGGTTGTTCTTCAAATGCTTACCAGATAAAACCTTaactttcaaaaatgaaaaatgttacggaggcaaattatccaaggaaaggGTGACTCTTTTATTAGCAGCAAATATGAGTGGCAGTGAGAAATTGAAACCTGTAATAATAGGGAAAAGCGCAAAGCCACGATGTTTCGCAGGAGTGAAATGTTTACCCCTTACTTATTACAGTAACAAAAAGGCCTGGATGACGAGTGAGATATTTGAAAAGTGGTTGTTGAATCTAGACAAACATTTCCAACTTCAAAATCGTAGAGTTCTATTACTGATTGACAACTGCCCTGCTCATCCAAATATCGATCATCGATTGAAGGCaataaagttgattttttttccacccAATACGACATCAAAATTACAGCCTCTTGATCAGGGAATTataaaaagtttcaaatttcattataaacgcAGGATCTTACAAACAGTACTAGATGGATTTGAGTCCAATGGCACTATCCCCAAAATTGATCTCTTGGATTGCATTCATACGTCGGCGGCAGTGTGGAGAGTAGATTTAACCCAGGAGACTATTCAAAACTGCTTCAGAAAGGCTGGTTTTGGGACACATAACTTCTATGACTATGAAGACGAACTGCCGctatcagaattgaaaaaaattatgaccagTGAACAAAAGGTAGCTTTAGATCTCCAAGAGTCTGTTTTTAAATGTTTGGAGGTATTGAATGCTGATGATAAGGTTTCTTTGGAGGAATATATAAATGTGGACGTGGATCTTATAACAAGTGAAAATCCTTCAGAGGATGAGATCTTGGAATATGTGAACAATAAACAAgaagacttggaaaatttttcagagacCATACCTGAAGATGACGATGAAGATGACAGTGTAGGAGCTGCAAGACAAAAGCCTTCTGACGCTGAAGTTGCTAAAGCAATTGAAACCATTCGGCTTGCGTTTTCAATGAATGAGGCTGCAACTGATGACGATTTAACTCTCATATTCGAAATAAGCAAGAAATTTGAAGCCTATCgtctaaacaataaaacatttagGCAAACTTtaataactgattttttttaa
- the LOC123685200 gene encoding uncharacterized protein LOC123685200 isoform X2, which yields MRTYKRKTTRCSYTTEDLKNAAKAVNDEGKSVNAAAKEFGIKRMTRFLKKLNEGGDSSMGYATPRQVFSPTQEDSLKKYLLQMASIFYGYSPKDVRRLAYECAIKFGITIPLNWTANKMAGKEWLTKFLKRNLELSIRKPEPTSLGRATSFNEQNVKVFFEKLFYH from the coding sequence ATGCGGACTTACAAGAGGAAGACTACAAGATGTTCTTACACTACTGAAGATTTAAAAAATGCTGCAAAGGCTGTTAATGATGAAGGAAAAAGTGTTAATGCCGCCGCTAAAGAATTTGGTATCAAACGGATGAcaagatttttgaagaaattaaatgaAGGTGGTGATTCATCCATGGGCTATGCAACACCGAGACAAGTATTTTCTCCTACACAGGAAGACTCTCTGAAAAAGTACTTGCTACAAATGGCATCAATCTTCTATGGATATTCTCCAAAAGACGTCCGTCGCCTTGCCTACGAATGTGCTATTAAATTTGGCATTACTATTCCACTTAACTGGACTGCGAATAAGATGGCCGGAAAAGAATGGCTTACGAAGTTTTTAAAACGAAATCTGGAGCTATCCATACGTAAACCAGAACCCACCAGCCTTGGTAGGGCAACATCATTTAATGAGCAGAATGTTAAAGTGTTTTTTGAGAAATTGTTCTATCACTAA